A genomic region of Dunckerocampus dactyliophorus isolate RoL2022-P2 chromosome 10, RoL_Ddac_1.1, whole genome shotgun sequence contains the following coding sequences:
- the LOC129188998 gene encoding glomulin-like isoform X2, which yields MMNEDLVNDLIQRWRITPEDDLKPEDYQQFKDLGCACLTQGGIEDFLTFLQDEKNQSMVKSMGCVLLTPLMKEVLKKEKSPDHVQVSITHLTMTCRPHEVLQNLIAVVKDADPDAISETLVATVPHLQTGLLRLEAGRASSLGSVLSVLHKQLSLLPVPYTAQQETDDEFGVCRCCAALTSFTTPFLQEVRSNDGNHQEMKMELLNFCMRSLREPLLEAELTPQRNSPLWLFASHIMLALVAIQQSITELLFFSTVNKNVQMDKSQLAESKGCLAYLLFVRLLAIECIPTVFSPGFILQCNMEYIHQLLSSKKESHLLKGMALFERSLERVQDNSLSVSLLEVKSFHDVKQSLLQVLTDCPMQHLRESGLKVLQLLINKLEAEAKHKFFRCLLTTSNHPGVEGYIVRNIRNEVESSMKSGNVTGWFVGVELLSLLGLVLNLPQGAQTDLLHNMDKIMESLNLLRYLLIRDKPLSSNADVWEQLSRMREAYTKMLRVCISMSRAYYTAEVKALRDDHKRQARVR from the exons ATGATGAATGAGGATCTGGTGAATGACCTCATCCAGCGATGG AGAATTACTCCTGAGGATGATCTGAAACCAGAGGACTACCAGCAGTTCAAGGATTTGGGATGTGCCTGTCTCACTCAGGGAGGCATTGAAGACTTTCTGACATTCCTTCAAGATGAGAAAAACCAG AGTATGGTGAAGTCCATGGGCTGTGTTCTTTTGACCCCTCTCATGAAAGAAGTACTGAAAAAGGAGAAGAGTCCTGACCACGTCCAGGTATCCATCACACATCTGACCATG ACCTGCAGACCACATGAAGTCCTGCAGAACTTGATCGCAGTCGTCAAAGACGCTGATCCAGATGCCATTTCAGAGACACTGGTGGCAACTGTCCCACATCTTCAGACAG GGTTGCTAAGGCTGGAGGCAGGTCGAGCATCCTCTCTAGGCTCGGTTCTGTCTGTTCTGCACAAGCAGCTGTCTCTGCTGCCGGTGCCATACACCGCCCAGCAGGAGACAGATGATGAGTTTGGTGTGTGCCGCTGTTGCGCCGCCCTGACGTCATTCACTACACCGTTCCTCCAGGAGGTGAGGAGCAATGATGGGAATCACCAGGAGATGAAAATGGAGTTGCTCAACTT CTGCATGAGGAGCCTCAGGGAACCTTTGCTTGAAGCTGAACTGACTCCACAGAGAAACTCCCCCTTGTGGCTCTTTGCTTCACACATCATG CTCGCTTTAGTTGCAATCCAGCAATCCATCACAGAGCTCCTCTTCTTCAGCACAGTGAATAAAAACGTCCAGATGGACAAAAGTCAGTTAGCGGAGTCCAAAGGCTGTCTGGCGTATCTTCTGTTTGTCAGGCTCCTGGCTATAGAATGCATTCCGACAGTGTTCAG CCCAGGATTTATTCTTCAGTGCAATATGGAATACATCCATCAGCTCCTCAGCAG CAAAAAGGAGTCCCATTTGCTCAAAGGAATG GCACTGTTTGAAAGAAGCTTGGAGAGAGTGCAGGACAACAGCCTGTCAGTCAGTCTGCTGGAAGTGAAGAGCTTCCATGACGTGAAGCAG AGCCTGCTGCAAGTTCTGACAGACTGTCCCATGCAACATCTG AGAGAAAGTGGTCTGAAGGTTTTACAGCTTCTCATCAACAAATTAGAAGCTGAAGCGAAGCACAAGTTCTTCAG ATGCCTGTTAACAACCAGTAACCATCCTGGAGTGGAAGGTTACATTGTGCGGAACATTCGAAATGAAGTAGAATCCTCCATGAAG TCGGGCAACGTCACAGGATGGTTCGTGGGGGTAGAGCTTCTCTCGCTGTTGGGGCTGGTGTTGAATTTACCTCAGGGTGCACAAACTGATCTGCTTCACAACATGGACAA GATAATGGAGAGTCTGAACCTCCTACGCTACCTTCTCATCAGAGACAAACCGCTGAGCAGCAAT GCAGACGTGTGGGAACAACTCAGCAGGATGAGAGAGGCGTACACAAAAATGTTGCGTGTGTGTATCAGTATGTCGAGAGCTTATTATACGGCTGAGGTGAAGGCGCTGAGAGATGATCACAAGCGACAAGCAAGAG tcagatAA
- the LOC129188999 gene encoding protein SPO16 homolog, which produces MATVGEPRWTTTIIISTSLQNHETVRMLTAQQHRIRLSYGVERGSFIFPLAGVAFMLVEPQDVPSNLEESGLIEQIKKFSQVHRNCFVLLYAPFNGKKEVDALSLIQQRFFGSTLRILPVRNSTEILKGILTIAKATSKPHVDRIRDRMTLARAHILERSPVWEMLRKLM; this is translated from the exons ATGGCGACAGTCGGAGAACCTCGGTGGACAACAACCATCATCATCAGCACGTCACTGCAG aatcaTGAAACAGTCAGAATGCTCACAGCTCAACAACACAGAATCCGACTGTCATACGGCGTTGAGCGTGGATCCTTCATTTTTCCTCTTGCTG GTGTTGCATTCATGCTGGTGGAGCCTCAGGATGTGCCCTCAAACTTGGAAGAGTCGGGACTTATTGAGCAGATAAAAAAGTTTTCGCAGGTCCACCGGAATTGCTTTGTGCTGCTGTATGCTCCTTTCAATGGCAAGAAGGAAGTGGACGCACTGTCTCTCATTCAGCAAAG ATTCTTTGGCAGCACCCTCAGAATCTTGCCAGTGCGAAACAGCACAGAGATTCTCAAAGGAATACTGACCATAGCAAAG GCCACAAGCAAGCCTCATGTAGACCGTATCCGGGACCGTATGACTCTGGCTCGGGCTCACATCCTTGAAAGAAGCCCTGTGTGGGAGATGCTAAGAAAGCTCATGTAA
- the btbd8 gene encoding BTB/POZ domain-containing protein 8 isoform X1: MKSDVLGTANKSGEGQTSKAKTEKKPGERSAAAAKPKTSSASAPVLNGTGAASGARREVASAHGSARSRAVKETEKKPGTRPKTSPPSCTAVRTQRSVTVKADSITHHTALSTSGGASPENGTSSPRNGTQSLPGAKPKQQAKLVNKPTLTKSDSTKNSSSPANKIRVKESVKAKTAEGAVGASRAEHKGKGVQANHDARHGPAGKKVTLSRKELDSNEVLKSSTPNKPQCETAKKVLTGTSAKTSTKPTKASPTPSKQLTTATKSGPKLKSMTETTINTEKASPKCGAIFKTAKGPTKAKEAENGKNLVCKSISAPHKNVEDNNSSKGLASSDEPEAQPPSQEQDSLSLHLDSTSSTPSVHKNEIQSATTNEAEDLTAAPQEVRSVSAVKQSESNTRLRSPCTPIDTPCSIGSTGTPLEDSWSSIHHQVSPASETGSTHSTSSDDIKPRSEDYDAGGSQDDDCSNDRGVSKCGTMRCHDFLGRSSSDTSTPEELKMYEGGAGLRVEVRLRGREAETTSEEEGTRRRPRSWLQREEHSGATVTTNSVPENQASEDEDDDEEETEEERSEVEVISSQGPTEPSPPFQGIVNLAFDDDTLDQENEQPDFQSTSNFRRSILLSVDECEELGSEEGGAQTPQDPDDTATPCDVFESDSITPQSHCAPSHSPSQCEHSGTKHTEQSEEHQEKSLVFLTEVQERAQEESNKTQADTERPSPPLLSTDTRDAPPQERPCHLDLRHTQQYTNGTLRKSQAETKKADLHLDLNEPQMTGDSPVHAAQSPAGGIACDRLDQSGNHERTPSKALSPIYETDAGETLERCMGKDRSFRRRAEEGQLRVDEEHTGSGFAEQDWSLLRQLLSEHESNLGVINPVPEELNLAQYLIKQTLSLSRDCLDTQAFLSPEKETFKRWAELISPLEDSSTSITVTSFSPEDAASPQGEWTIVELETHH; this comes from the exons ATGAAGTCAGATGTTCTGGGGACTGCTAACAAGTCAGGAGAAGGACAAACGTCCAAggcaaagacagaaaaaaagccCGGAGAGCGGAGCGCAGCGGCGGCAAAGCCAAAGACGTCATCGGCTAGTGCGCCAGTTTTGAATGGCACTGGAGCGGCGTCGGGAGCCAGGCGGGAGGTCGCCAGCGCCCACGGTTCTGCTCGCTCCCGTGCAGTGAAGGAGACAGAAAAGAAGCCGGGAACGAGACCTAAAACTTCTCCCCCGAGCTGCACTGCGGTGAGGACGCAGAGAAGCGTGACTGTGAAGGCCGACAGCATAACGCACCACACCGCTTTGTCCACATCAGGCGGCGCCTCGCCAGAAAATGGCACCAGCAGCCCTCGAAACGGCACCCAGTCTCTCCCAG GAGCAAAGCCCAAACAGCAGGCTAAACTGGTGAACAAACCCACGCTGACAAAGTCAGATTCCACGAAGAACAGCAG CAGTCCTGCCAACAAGATAAGAGTGAAAGAAAGTGTCAAAGCGAAgacagcagagggtgctgtaGGAGCATCACGAGCAGAACACAAAGGCAAAGGAGTCCAAGCCAACCATG ATGCCAGGCATGGACCTGCTGGGAAAAAGGTTACTTTGTCCAGGAAAGAATTAGACAGCAATGAAGTGTTGAAATCCTCCACACCAAACAAGCCACAGTGTGAAACTGCCAAGAAGGTTCTCACTGGAACCTCTGCTAAAACCAGTACTAAACCCACCAAAGCCTCGCCAACTCCTTCAAAGCAACTGACAACTGCTACCAAGTCAGGACCAAAGCTGAAAAGTATGACTGAGACGACTATCAACACTGAAAAAGCCTCACCAAAATGTGGAGCAATTTTTAAAACTGCTAAAGGGCCAACAAAAGCAAAAGAGGCTGAGAATGGTAAAAATTTGGTCTGTAAATCCATATCTGCTCCACATAAAAATGTTGAAGATAATAACAGTAGCAAGGGGCTGGCAAGCTCTGATGAGCCAGAAGCACAACCACCAAGCCAAGAACAAGACTCACTCAGCCTCCATCTGGACTCAACATCATCTACTCCCAGTGTccacaaaaatgaaatacagtCTGCCACCACAAACGAGGCAGAGGACCTTACCGCTGCACCACAAGAAGTCAGATCTGTTAGCGCTGTTAAACAGTCTGAAAGTAACACAAGGTTAAGGTCTCCGTGTACCCCAATAGACACCCCTTGCAGTATAGGAAGCACTGGCACACCTTTGGAGGACTCCTGGAGCAGCATTCACCATCAGGTCAGCCCCGCGTCTGAGACTGGTAGCACACACTCCACGTCCTCAGACGACATCAAGCCCCGCTCTGAGGACTACGACGCTGGAGGCTCTCAAGATGATGACTGCTCCAATGACCGAGGTGTGTCCAAGTGTGGCACCATGCGCTGCCATGACTTCCTGGGGCGCAGCAGCAGCGACACCAGCACTCCGGAGGAGTTGAAGATGTACGAAGGCGGAGCGGGGCTGAGAGTCGAAGTGAGGCTACGTGGGCGGGAGGCTGAGACCACAAGTGAGGAGGAGGGAACGAGACGCCGTCCCCGTTCGTGGTTGCAAAGGGAAGAGCATTCAGGGGCCACTGTAACTACAAACAGCGTCCCTGAGAACCAGGCCTCCGAAGACGAGGACGATGATGAAGAGGAAACTGAGGAGGAAAGGTCTGAAGTTGAAGTGATCTCCAGTCAGGGCCCAACTGAACCCTCGCCACCATTTCAGGGTATCGTCAACCTGGCCTTCGATGATGACACTCTAGACCAGGAGAACGAGCAACCAGACTTTCAGTCTACGTCCAATTTCCGTCGATCCATTTTGCTCTCAGTGGACGAATGCGAGGAGTTGGGTTCGGAGGAAGGTGGTGCCCAGACCCCCCAAGACCCTGATGACACGGCCACCCCGTGTGATGTTTTTGAATCAGATTCCATAACTCCTCAGTCCCACTGTGCTCCCTCCCACTCGCCAAGTCAATGTGAACATTCAGGTACCAAGCACACAGAACAAAGTGAGGAACATCAAGAAAAGTCCTTGGTATTCCTGACAGAGGTTCAGGAACGTGCGCAAGAGGAGAGTAACAAAACTCAAGCAGACACAGAAAGGCCCAGTCCCCCTCTGCTGAGCACTGACACCAGAGACGCCCCGCCCCAGGAGCGGCCGTGTCACCTTGACCTGCGGCACACTCAACAGTACACCAACGGAACACTACGGAAAAGTCAAGCAGAAACCAAGAAGGCCGATTTACATCTGGACTTAAATGAGCCACAAATGACAGGAGACTCTCCTGTTCATGCTGCACAATCTCCAGCAG GCGGCATTGCTTGTGACAGATTGGATCAAAGCGGCAATCATGAGCGGACGCCATCCAAAGCCCTCTCCCCAATTTACGAGACGGATGCGGGAGAAACGCTTGAGCGCTGCATGGGCAAGGACAGGAGCTTTAGACGTCGGGCGGAGGAAGGACAGCTGAGAGTGGATGAGGAGCACACAGGCAGCGGGTTTGCCGAGCAGGACTGGAGCCTGCTCAGGCAACTCCTCTCGGAACATGAGTCCAATCTGGGTGTCATAAACCCGGTGCCCGAAGAGCTAAACCTCGCCCAGTACCTCATCAAGCAGACGCTGTCCTTGTCGCGGGACTGCCTTGACACGCAAGCCTTCCTGTCCCCGGAGAAGGAGACGTTCAAGCGCTGGGCAGAGCTCATCTCACCCCTGGAGGACTCGTCCACCAGCATCACGGTGACCAGCTTTTCCCCAGAAGACGCCGCTTCACCACAGGGGGAGTGGACCATCGTGGAACTGGAAACACACCACTGA
- the LOC129188998 gene encoding glomulin-like isoform X1, with protein sequence MMNEDLVNDLIQRWRITPEDDLKPEDYQQFKDLGCACLTQGGIEDFLTFLQDEKNQSMVKSMGCVLLTPLMKEVLKKEKSPDHVQVSITHLTMTCRPHEVLQNLIAVVKDADPDAISETLVATVPHLQTGLLRLEAGRASSLGSVLSVLHKQLSLLPVPYTAQQETDDEFGVCRCCAALTSFTTPFLQEVRSNDGNHQEMKMELLNFCMRSLREPLLEAELTPQRNSPLWLFASHIMLALVAIQQSITELLFFSTVNKNVQMDKSQLAESKGCLAYLLFVRLLAIECIPTVFSPGFILQCNMEYIHQLLSSKKESHLLKGMALFERSLERVQDNSLSVSLLEVKSFHDVKQSLLQVLTDCPMQHLRESGLKVLQLLINKLEAEAKHKFFRCLLTTSNHPGVEGYIVRNIRNEVESSMKSGNVTGWFVGVELLSLLGLVLNLPQGAQTDLLHNMDKIMESLNLLRYLLIRDKPLSSNADVWEQLSRMREAYTKMLRVCISMSRAYYTAEVKALRDDHKRQAREARMSTGRSLKSMTIKRENLLKMTPEAQHQVLQSALVTFDLMESLIVRTEEIMEEKIPTS encoded by the exons ATGATGAATGAGGATCTGGTGAATGACCTCATCCAGCGATGG AGAATTACTCCTGAGGATGATCTGAAACCAGAGGACTACCAGCAGTTCAAGGATTTGGGATGTGCCTGTCTCACTCAGGGAGGCATTGAAGACTTTCTGACATTCCTTCAAGATGAGAAAAACCAG AGTATGGTGAAGTCCATGGGCTGTGTTCTTTTGACCCCTCTCATGAAAGAAGTACTGAAAAAGGAGAAGAGTCCTGACCACGTCCAGGTATCCATCACACATCTGACCATG ACCTGCAGACCACATGAAGTCCTGCAGAACTTGATCGCAGTCGTCAAAGACGCTGATCCAGATGCCATTTCAGAGACACTGGTGGCAACTGTCCCACATCTTCAGACAG GGTTGCTAAGGCTGGAGGCAGGTCGAGCATCCTCTCTAGGCTCGGTTCTGTCTGTTCTGCACAAGCAGCTGTCTCTGCTGCCGGTGCCATACACCGCCCAGCAGGAGACAGATGATGAGTTTGGTGTGTGCCGCTGTTGCGCCGCCCTGACGTCATTCACTACACCGTTCCTCCAGGAGGTGAGGAGCAATGATGGGAATCACCAGGAGATGAAAATGGAGTTGCTCAACTT CTGCATGAGGAGCCTCAGGGAACCTTTGCTTGAAGCTGAACTGACTCCACAGAGAAACTCCCCCTTGTGGCTCTTTGCTTCACACATCATG CTCGCTTTAGTTGCAATCCAGCAATCCATCACAGAGCTCCTCTTCTTCAGCACAGTGAATAAAAACGTCCAGATGGACAAAAGTCAGTTAGCGGAGTCCAAAGGCTGTCTGGCGTATCTTCTGTTTGTCAGGCTCCTGGCTATAGAATGCATTCCGACAGTGTTCAG CCCAGGATTTATTCTTCAGTGCAATATGGAATACATCCATCAGCTCCTCAGCAG CAAAAAGGAGTCCCATTTGCTCAAAGGAATG GCACTGTTTGAAAGAAGCTTGGAGAGAGTGCAGGACAACAGCCTGTCAGTCAGTCTGCTGGAAGTGAAGAGCTTCCATGACGTGAAGCAG AGCCTGCTGCAAGTTCTGACAGACTGTCCCATGCAACATCTG AGAGAAAGTGGTCTGAAGGTTTTACAGCTTCTCATCAACAAATTAGAAGCTGAAGCGAAGCACAAGTTCTTCAG ATGCCTGTTAACAACCAGTAACCATCCTGGAGTGGAAGGTTACATTGTGCGGAACATTCGAAATGAAGTAGAATCCTCCATGAAG TCGGGCAACGTCACAGGATGGTTCGTGGGGGTAGAGCTTCTCTCGCTGTTGGGGCTGGTGTTGAATTTACCTCAGGGTGCACAAACTGATCTGCTTCACAACATGGACAA GATAATGGAGAGTCTGAACCTCCTACGCTACCTTCTCATCAGAGACAAACCGCTGAGCAGCAAT GCAGACGTGTGGGAACAACTCAGCAGGATGAGAGAGGCGTACACAAAAATGTTGCGTGTGTGTATCAGTATGTCGAGAGCTTATTATACGGCTGAGGTGAAGGCGCTGAGAGATGATCACAAGCGACAAGCAAGAG AGGCCAGAATGTCTACTGGCAGATCTCTTAAAAGCATGACAATCAAACGTGAGAATTTATTGAAGATGACCCCAGAGGCACAGCACCAG GTGCTGCAGAGCGCTCTAGTGACCTTCGACCTGATGGAGAGCCTCATTGTGCGCACTGAGGAGATAATGGAGGAAAAGATCCCAACAAGCTAA
- the btbd8 gene encoding BTB/POZ domain-containing protein 8 isoform X2, whose amino-acid sequence MKSDVLGTANKSGEGQTSKAKTEKKPGERSAAAAKPKTSSASAPVLNGTGAASGARREVASAHGSARSRAVKETEKKPGTRPKTSPPSCTAVRTQRSVTVKADSITHHTALSTSGGASPENGTSSPRNGTQSLPGAKPKQQAKLVNKPTLTKSDSTKNSSPANKIRVKESVKAKTAEGAVGASRAEHKGKGVQANHDARHGPAGKKVTLSRKELDSNEVLKSSTPNKPQCETAKKVLTGTSAKTSTKPTKASPTPSKQLTTATKSGPKLKSMTETTINTEKASPKCGAIFKTAKGPTKAKEAENGKNLVCKSISAPHKNVEDNNSSKGLASSDEPEAQPPSQEQDSLSLHLDSTSSTPSVHKNEIQSATTNEAEDLTAAPQEVRSVSAVKQSESNTRLRSPCTPIDTPCSIGSTGTPLEDSWSSIHHQVSPASETGSTHSTSSDDIKPRSEDYDAGGSQDDDCSNDRGVSKCGTMRCHDFLGRSSSDTSTPEELKMYEGGAGLRVEVRLRGREAETTSEEEGTRRRPRSWLQREEHSGATVTTNSVPENQASEDEDDDEEETEEERSEVEVISSQGPTEPSPPFQGIVNLAFDDDTLDQENEQPDFQSTSNFRRSILLSVDECEELGSEEGGAQTPQDPDDTATPCDVFESDSITPQSHCAPSHSPSQCEHSGTKHTEQSEEHQEKSLVFLTEVQERAQEESNKTQADTERPSPPLLSTDTRDAPPQERPCHLDLRHTQQYTNGTLRKSQAETKKADLHLDLNEPQMTGDSPVHAAQSPAGGIACDRLDQSGNHERTPSKALSPIYETDAGETLERCMGKDRSFRRRAEEGQLRVDEEHTGSGFAEQDWSLLRQLLSEHESNLGVINPVPEELNLAQYLIKQTLSLSRDCLDTQAFLSPEKETFKRWAELISPLEDSSTSITVTSFSPEDAASPQGEWTIVELETHH is encoded by the exons ATGAAGTCAGATGTTCTGGGGACTGCTAACAAGTCAGGAGAAGGACAAACGTCCAAggcaaagacagaaaaaaagccCGGAGAGCGGAGCGCAGCGGCGGCAAAGCCAAAGACGTCATCGGCTAGTGCGCCAGTTTTGAATGGCACTGGAGCGGCGTCGGGAGCCAGGCGGGAGGTCGCCAGCGCCCACGGTTCTGCTCGCTCCCGTGCAGTGAAGGAGACAGAAAAGAAGCCGGGAACGAGACCTAAAACTTCTCCCCCGAGCTGCACTGCGGTGAGGACGCAGAGAAGCGTGACTGTGAAGGCCGACAGCATAACGCACCACACCGCTTTGTCCACATCAGGCGGCGCCTCGCCAGAAAATGGCACCAGCAGCCCTCGAAACGGCACCCAGTCTCTCCCAG GAGCAAAGCCCAAACAGCAGGCTAAACTGGTGAACAAACCCACGCTGACAAAGTCAGATTCCACGAAGAACAGCAG TCCTGCCAACAAGATAAGAGTGAAAGAAAGTGTCAAAGCGAAgacagcagagggtgctgtaGGAGCATCACGAGCAGAACACAAAGGCAAAGGAGTCCAAGCCAACCATG ATGCCAGGCATGGACCTGCTGGGAAAAAGGTTACTTTGTCCAGGAAAGAATTAGACAGCAATGAAGTGTTGAAATCCTCCACACCAAACAAGCCACAGTGTGAAACTGCCAAGAAGGTTCTCACTGGAACCTCTGCTAAAACCAGTACTAAACCCACCAAAGCCTCGCCAACTCCTTCAAAGCAACTGACAACTGCTACCAAGTCAGGACCAAAGCTGAAAAGTATGACTGAGACGACTATCAACACTGAAAAAGCCTCACCAAAATGTGGAGCAATTTTTAAAACTGCTAAAGGGCCAACAAAAGCAAAAGAGGCTGAGAATGGTAAAAATTTGGTCTGTAAATCCATATCTGCTCCACATAAAAATGTTGAAGATAATAACAGTAGCAAGGGGCTGGCAAGCTCTGATGAGCCAGAAGCACAACCACCAAGCCAAGAACAAGACTCACTCAGCCTCCATCTGGACTCAACATCATCTACTCCCAGTGTccacaaaaatgaaatacagtCTGCCACCACAAACGAGGCAGAGGACCTTACCGCTGCACCACAAGAAGTCAGATCTGTTAGCGCTGTTAAACAGTCTGAAAGTAACACAAGGTTAAGGTCTCCGTGTACCCCAATAGACACCCCTTGCAGTATAGGAAGCACTGGCACACCTTTGGAGGACTCCTGGAGCAGCATTCACCATCAGGTCAGCCCCGCGTCTGAGACTGGTAGCACACACTCCACGTCCTCAGACGACATCAAGCCCCGCTCTGAGGACTACGACGCTGGAGGCTCTCAAGATGATGACTGCTCCAATGACCGAGGTGTGTCCAAGTGTGGCACCATGCGCTGCCATGACTTCCTGGGGCGCAGCAGCAGCGACACCAGCACTCCGGAGGAGTTGAAGATGTACGAAGGCGGAGCGGGGCTGAGAGTCGAAGTGAGGCTACGTGGGCGGGAGGCTGAGACCACAAGTGAGGAGGAGGGAACGAGACGCCGTCCCCGTTCGTGGTTGCAAAGGGAAGAGCATTCAGGGGCCACTGTAACTACAAACAGCGTCCCTGAGAACCAGGCCTCCGAAGACGAGGACGATGATGAAGAGGAAACTGAGGAGGAAAGGTCTGAAGTTGAAGTGATCTCCAGTCAGGGCCCAACTGAACCCTCGCCACCATTTCAGGGTATCGTCAACCTGGCCTTCGATGATGACACTCTAGACCAGGAGAACGAGCAACCAGACTTTCAGTCTACGTCCAATTTCCGTCGATCCATTTTGCTCTCAGTGGACGAATGCGAGGAGTTGGGTTCGGAGGAAGGTGGTGCCCAGACCCCCCAAGACCCTGATGACACGGCCACCCCGTGTGATGTTTTTGAATCAGATTCCATAACTCCTCAGTCCCACTGTGCTCCCTCCCACTCGCCAAGTCAATGTGAACATTCAGGTACCAAGCACACAGAACAAAGTGAGGAACATCAAGAAAAGTCCTTGGTATTCCTGACAGAGGTTCAGGAACGTGCGCAAGAGGAGAGTAACAAAACTCAAGCAGACACAGAAAGGCCCAGTCCCCCTCTGCTGAGCACTGACACCAGAGACGCCCCGCCCCAGGAGCGGCCGTGTCACCTTGACCTGCGGCACACTCAACAGTACACCAACGGAACACTACGGAAAAGTCAAGCAGAAACCAAGAAGGCCGATTTACATCTGGACTTAAATGAGCCACAAATGACAGGAGACTCTCCTGTTCATGCTGCACAATCTCCAGCAG GCGGCATTGCTTGTGACAGATTGGATCAAAGCGGCAATCATGAGCGGACGCCATCCAAAGCCCTCTCCCCAATTTACGAGACGGATGCGGGAGAAACGCTTGAGCGCTGCATGGGCAAGGACAGGAGCTTTAGACGTCGGGCGGAGGAAGGACAGCTGAGAGTGGATGAGGAGCACACAGGCAGCGGGTTTGCCGAGCAGGACTGGAGCCTGCTCAGGCAACTCCTCTCGGAACATGAGTCCAATCTGGGTGTCATAAACCCGGTGCCCGAAGAGCTAAACCTCGCCCAGTACCTCATCAAGCAGACGCTGTCCTTGTCGCGGGACTGCCTTGACACGCAAGCCTTCCTGTCCCCGGAGAAGGAGACGTTCAAGCGCTGGGCAGAGCTCATCTCACCCCTGGAGGACTCGTCCACCAGCATCACGGTGACCAGCTTTTCCCCAGAAGACGCCGCTTCACCACAGGGGGAGTGGACCATCGTGGAACTGGAAACACACCACTGA